A part of Brachybacterium faecium DSM 4810 genomic DNA contains:
- a CDS encoding ATPase component of ABC transporters with duplicated ATPase domain (PFAM: ABC transporter) codes for MAEFIYTMYKARKAVGEKVILDDVSMSFYPGAKIGMVGPNGAGKSTILKIMAGLDQPSNGEARLSPGYSVGILLQEPPLDESKTVLENVQEGMGELFRKVQRFNAIGEEMAEPDADFDALMEEMGKLQTDIDAANGWDLDSQLEQAMDALRCPPGDEPVTHLSGGERRRVALCKLLLEKPDLLLLDEPTNHLDAESVLWLEQHLQQYEGAVIAITHDRYFLDHVAQWIAEVDRGHLYPYEGNYSTYLEKKEERLQVQGKKDQKLARRLKEELEWVRSNAKGRQAKSKSRLARYEEMTAEAEKTRKLDFEEITIPPGPRLGSKVIEAKNLQKGFGERVLIDGLSFSLPPNGIVGVIGPNGVGKTTLFKTIVGLEPLDAGDLEIGQSVKISYVDQNRENIDPNKNLWEVVSDGLDFIQVGKVEIPSRAYVSQFGFKGPDQQKKAEVLSGGERNRLNLALTLKQGGNVLLLDEPTNDLDVQTLGSLENALLEFPGCAVVVSHDRWFLDRVATHILAYEGTEENPANWYWFEGNFEAYQQNKVARLGEEAARPHRVTYRRLTRD; via the coding sequence TTGGCAGAGTTCATCTACACCATGTACAAGGCCCGGAAGGCCGTGGGCGAAAAGGTCATCCTCGATGACGTCTCCATGAGCTTCTACCCGGGCGCGAAGATCGGCATGGTCGGCCCCAACGGTGCCGGCAAGTCGACCATCCTGAAGATCATGGCGGGCCTGGACCAGCCCTCCAACGGCGAAGCCCGCCTCAGCCCCGGCTACAGCGTCGGCATCCTGCTGCAGGAGCCGCCGCTGGACGAGTCCAAGACCGTCCTGGAGAACGTCCAGGAGGGCATGGGCGAGCTGTTCCGCAAGGTGCAGCGATTCAACGCGATCGGCGAGGAGATGGCCGAGCCGGACGCCGACTTCGACGCGCTGATGGAGGAGATGGGCAAGCTCCAGACCGACATCGACGCGGCCAACGGCTGGGACCTCGACTCCCAGCTCGAGCAGGCGATGGACGCGCTGCGCTGCCCGCCCGGCGACGAGCCGGTCACCCACCTCTCCGGCGGCGAGCGCCGCCGCGTGGCGCTGTGCAAGCTGCTGCTGGAGAAGCCCGACCTGCTGCTGCTGGACGAGCCCACCAACCACCTCGACGCCGAGAGCGTGCTCTGGCTCGAGCAGCACCTGCAGCAGTACGAGGGCGCGGTCATCGCCATCACCCACGACCGGTACTTCCTGGACCACGTCGCCCAGTGGATCGCCGAGGTCGACCGCGGCCACCTCTACCCCTACGAGGGCAACTACTCCACCTACCTGGAGAAGAAGGAGGAGCGGCTGCAGGTCCAGGGCAAGAAGGACCAGAAGCTCGCCCGGCGCCTCAAGGAGGAGCTGGAGTGGGTGCGCTCCAACGCCAAGGGCCGCCAGGCGAAGTCCAAGTCCCGTCTGGCCCGCTACGAGGAGATGACCGCGGAGGCGGAGAAGACCCGCAAGCTCGACTTCGAGGAGATCACCATCCCGCCGGGCCCGCGGCTGGGCAGCAAGGTCATCGAGGCGAAGAACCTCCAGAAGGGCTTCGGCGAGCGGGTGCTCATCGACGGGCTCTCCTTCTCGCTGCCCCCGAACGGCATCGTGGGCGTCATCGGCCCCAACGGCGTCGGCAAGACCACGCTGTTCAAGACCATCGTGGGCCTCGAGCCGCTGGACGCCGGCGATCTCGAGATCGGCCAGAGCGTGAAGATCAGCTACGTCGACCAGAACCGCGAGAACATCGACCCGAACAAGAACCTCTGGGAGGTCGTCTCCGACGGGCTGGACTTCATCCAGGTCGGCAAGGTCGAGATCCCCTCGCGCGCCTACGTCTCGCAGTTCGGCTTCAAGGGGCCGGACCAGCAGAAGAAGGCCGAGGTGCTCTCCGGCGGTGAGCGCAACCGCCTCAACCTCGCGCTCACCCTCAAGCAGGGCGGCAACGTGCTGCTGCTGGACGAGCCCACCAACGACCTCGACGTGCAGACCCTCGGGTCGCTCGAGAACGCGCTGCTGGAGTTCCCCGGCTGTGCCGTGGTCGTCTCCCACGACCGCTGGTTCCTCGACCGCGTCGCCACCCACATCCTGGCGTACGAGGGCACCGAGGAGAACCCGGCGAACTGGTACTGGTTCGAGGGCAACTTCGAGGCCTACCAGCAGAACAAGGTCGCCCGCCTGGGCGAGGAGGCCGCGCGCCCGCACCGCGTGACCTACCGCCGCCTGACCCGCGACTGA
- a CDS encoding alpha-glucan phosphorylase (PFAM: Carbohydrate phosphorylase~TIGRFAM: alpha-glucan phosphorylases), whose amino-acid sequence MKPLSTITVSSDLPEALAPLRDLALNLRWTWRRQTVDLFRALDARAFAASGENPIAMLPMVSAGRLAEAAHDEAFLARMRSEIQDLRTYLDSGRWFQRTVPGAQGGDGASIAYFSMEFGITPTLPIYSGGLGILAGDHLKSASDLGVPLVAVGLLYQWGYFSQALDRSGWQQEEYRLNDPAQLPVRPVRADDGAQLTVSVALPGGREVAIAVWSAQVGRVPLLLLDTNLPVNDEHARAITDRLYGGDHEHRIVQEIVLGIGGVRAVEAFSALTGAPAPTVFHLNEGHAGFSGLERVGRLMQEGAGFAEAVAQVRAGTVFTTHTPVPAGIDRFEAAQLRRHLDADETGLSRLVPALPVEAALALGIEEGGDIFNMAQLGFRIAQRSNGVAQLHGAVSRTMFQDLYPGFDVPEVPIGSVTNGVHRRTWTSAPMDDLFTKALGHVDISALGDWSALATLTDHELTTTRDTLRSDLVTMARQHVKESWLRRGADEAELAWTEHILDPRALTIGFARRVSTYKRLTLMLSDPDRLRRLLLDEDRPVQIVVAGKSHPADRPGKEFLQQLVQFADDHGVRHRIAFLPDYDIAMASVLIAGSDVWLNTPIRPEEASGTSGMKAVLNGGLTFSVSDGWWDEMKDDEAGWTIPTARIEDQAERDRVEAEALYEILEQSIIPLFYERDARGMQRGWMTKVRSSLVTVAPRITAARMVRDYVTVQYLPAARSAAAFTADPALAGEFVDWKAAVQDAWPQVAVREVSLEGIEGGAAATGTEVTVVADVELGALRDTDVLIEAVLGEIDAEDEIIDPQLIPLQRGEDGRWAARFALAAPGEVGCTVRVTPQHPVLASRAELGLVATA is encoded by the coding sequence ATGAAGCCGCTCTCCACCATCACGGTCTCCTCCGATCTCCCGGAGGCCCTCGCGCCGCTGCGCGACCTGGCGCTGAACCTGCGCTGGACCTGGCGCCGCCAGACCGTCGACCTCTTCCGCGCCCTCGACGCGCGCGCCTTCGCCGCGAGCGGCGAGAACCCGATCGCGATGCTCCCGATGGTCTCGGCCGGCCGCCTCGCCGAAGCGGCTCACGACGAGGCCTTCCTCGCCCGGATGCGGTCCGAGATCCAGGACCTGCGCACCTACCTCGACTCCGGCCGCTGGTTCCAGCGCACCGTCCCGGGGGCGCAGGGCGGCGACGGGGCGTCGATCGCGTACTTCTCCATGGAGTTCGGGATCACGCCCACGCTGCCGATCTACTCCGGCGGCCTCGGGATCCTCGCCGGCGACCACCTGAAATCCGCCTCGGATCTCGGGGTGCCGCTGGTCGCCGTCGGCCTGCTCTACCAGTGGGGTTACTTCTCCCAGGCCCTGGACCGCTCCGGCTGGCAGCAGGAGGAGTACCGGCTCAACGACCCCGCGCAGCTGCCGGTCCGGCCCGTCCGCGCCGATGACGGCGCGCAGCTCACCGTCTCGGTCGCCCTGCCCGGCGGCCGCGAGGTCGCGATCGCGGTGTGGAGCGCGCAGGTGGGCCGGGTGCCGCTGCTCCTGCTGGACACCAACCTCCCCGTCAACGACGAGCACGCCCGCGCGATCACCGACCGCCTCTACGGCGGCGACCACGAGCACCGCATCGTCCAGGAGATCGTGCTCGGCATCGGCGGGGTGCGCGCGGTGGAGGCGTTCAGCGCGCTGACCGGCGCTCCCGCACCGACCGTGTTCCACCTCAACGAGGGCCACGCCGGATTCTCCGGGCTCGAGCGGGTGGGCCGCCTGATGCAGGAGGGCGCCGGGTTCGCCGAGGCGGTCGCGCAGGTGCGGGCGGGCACCGTCTTCACCACCCACACCCCGGTGCCCGCCGGCATCGACCGCTTCGAGGCCGCGCAGCTGCGCCGGCACCTGGACGCGGACGAGACCGGCCTGTCGCGGCTCGTGCCCGCGCTGCCGGTCGAGGCCGCGCTGGCGCTCGGGATCGAGGAGGGCGGGGACATCTTCAACATGGCCCAGCTCGGCTTCCGCATCGCCCAGCGCTCCAACGGCGTCGCCCAGCTCCACGGCGCCGTCTCCCGGACGATGTTCCAGGACCTGTACCCCGGCTTCGACGTCCCGGAGGTGCCGATCGGCTCGGTCACCAACGGCGTGCACCGCCGCACCTGGACCTCCGCCCCCATGGACGACCTGTTCACCAAGGCGCTGGGGCACGTGGACATCTCCGCGCTGGGGGACTGGAGCGCCCTGGCGACCCTCACCGATCATGAGCTCACCACCACGCGCGACACCCTGCGCAGCGACCTGGTGACGATGGCGCGGCAGCACGTGAAGGAGTCCTGGCTGCGTCGCGGCGCCGACGAGGCCGAACTCGCCTGGACCGAGCACATCCTCGACCCGCGCGCGCTGACCATCGGCTTCGCCCGCCGCGTCTCCACCTACAAGCGCCTGACGCTCATGCTCAGCGACCCCGACCGGCTCCGGAGGCTCCTGCTCGACGAGGACCGGCCGGTCCAGATCGTCGTGGCCGGCAAGTCCCACCCGGCCGACCGCCCCGGCAAGGAGTTCCTCCAGCAGCTGGTGCAGTTCGCCGACGACCACGGCGTGCGCCACCGCATCGCCTTCCTGCCCGACTACGACATCGCCATGGCCTCGGTGCTCATCGCCGGCTCCGACGTGTGGCTGAACACTCCGATCCGTCCCGAGGAGGCCTCGGGCACCTCCGGCATGAAGGCGGTGCTCAACGGCGGTCTCACCTTCTCCGTCTCCGACGGCTGGTGGGATGAGATGAAGGACGACGAGGCGGGGTGGACCATCCCCACCGCGCGCATCGAGGACCAGGCCGAGCGGGACCGGGTCGAGGCCGAGGCGCTCTACGAGATCCTCGAGCAGTCGATCATCCCCCTCTTCTACGAGCGGGACGCCCGCGGGATGCAGCGCGGCTGGATGACCAAGGTGCGCTCCTCGCTGGTCACCGTCGCGCCGCGGATCACCGCGGCCCGCATGGTGCGCGACTACGTCACCGTGCAGTACCTCCCGGCCGCCCGCTCCGCCGCCGCGTTCACCGCCGACCCGGCGCTCGCCGGCGAGTTCGTCGACTGGAAGGCCGCGGTGCAGGACGCCTGGCCGCAGGTCGCCGTGCGCGAGGTGAGCCTCGAGGGGATCGAGGGAGGTGCCGCCGCCACCGGCACCGAGGTCACCGTGGTCGCGGATGTCGAGCTGGGTGCCCTGCGCGACACGGACGTGCTCATCGAGGCGGTGCTGGGCGAGATCGACGCCGAAGATGAGATCATCGACCCTCAGCTGATCCCGCTGCAGCGCGGGGAGGACGGCCGCTGGGCCGCTCGCTTCGCGCTCGCCGCACCCGGCGAGGTGGGCTGCACCGTGCGCGTCACGCCGCAGCACCCGGTGCTGGCCTCCCGCGCCGAGCTCGGGCTGGTCGCCACCGCCTGA
- a CDS encoding ABC-type sugar transport system, periplasmic component (PFAM: Bacterial extracellular solute-binding protein), producing the protein MGLAGAGTLAGCSRNRSVELDDGDALRMRVWNEAAASAYEDSLAAFTDSTGIEVELEVLGWEDYWTQLPLDVASGDLPDVLWMNTANLAQAHAGGDLLEIGEIVGEAVSGWESAATDLYRLEEGLWGVPQVWEQSILVAHEGLIAAVEGDPSALSFEVDAPTDPLRELAGALTVDGEGRHPGDEDFDPGSRTLFGFSAQADRTALLGPFIAAQGGGWQDEEGTFTFASDEGVAAVQYLADLAAEHFAPDGHETVEDPSLCRSLFLQGKLGLLQTGTYDLHTLAEEIGETFEWGIHPVVAGPEGSFPLVHAIAAVGVDPHDDDREAAIGELLRWLGGVDGQRSLAENRLGIPAHRDLRGAWEESWSADGVDVSVIEEPTHAALPEVGDRSAIATGTAMPIVAEVFRGETDAAEALPRAQQEAETARS; encoded by the coding sequence ATGGGCCTGGCCGGGGCCGGGACGCTCGCCGGCTGCTCCCGGAACCGGTCCGTCGAGCTCGACGACGGCGACGCGCTGCGGATGCGGGTGTGGAACGAGGCCGCCGCCTCCGCCTACGAGGACTCGCTCGCCGCGTTCACCGACTCCACCGGGATCGAGGTCGAGCTCGAGGTGCTGGGCTGGGAGGACTACTGGACCCAGCTGCCGCTCGACGTCGCCTCCGGCGACCTGCCCGACGTGCTCTGGATGAACACGGCCAACCTCGCCCAGGCGCACGCCGGCGGCGATCTGCTGGAGATCGGCGAGATCGTGGGCGAGGCCGTGTCCGGGTGGGAGAGCGCGGCCACCGACCTCTACCGCCTCGAGGAGGGGCTGTGGGGTGTGCCCCAGGTCTGGGAGCAGAGCATCCTGGTGGCCCACGAGGGGCTGATCGCCGCGGTCGAGGGGGATCCCTCGGCGCTGAGCTTCGAAGTCGACGCGCCGACGGATCCGCTGCGCGAGCTGGCCGGCGCGCTCACGGTCGACGGGGAGGGCCGCCACCCCGGCGACGAGGACTTCGACCCGGGCAGCCGCACGCTCTTCGGGTTCAGCGCCCAGGCCGATCGTACCGCGCTGCTGGGCCCGTTCATCGCCGCACAGGGCGGGGGCTGGCAGGACGAGGAGGGGACCTTCACCTTCGCCTCCGACGAGGGGGTCGCCGCCGTGCAGTACCTCGCCGATCTCGCCGCCGAGCACTTCGCGCCGGACGGCCACGAGACCGTGGAGGATCCGAGCCTGTGCCGCTCCCTGTTCCTGCAGGGCAAGCTCGGGCTGCTGCAGACGGGCACCTACGACCTGCACACCCTCGCCGAGGAGATCGGGGAGACCTTCGAATGGGGCATCCACCCGGTGGTCGCCGGGCCCGAGGGGTCGTTCCCGCTGGTGCACGCGATCGCGGCCGTCGGCGTGGATCCGCACGACGACGACCGGGAGGCCGCGATCGGGGAGCTGCTGCGGTGGCTCGGCGGGGTCGACGGGCAGCGATCCCTGGCAGAGAACAGACTGGGCATCCCCGCGCACCGCGACCTGCGCGGCGCCTGGGAGGAGAGCTGGTCCGCGGACGGTGTGGACGTCTCCGTGATCGAGGAGCCCACGCACGCCGCCCTGCCCGAGGTCGGGGACCGCTCCGCGATCGCGACCGGCACCGCGATGCCGATCGTCGCCGAGGTGTTCCGCGGCGAGACCGACGCCGCCGAGGCGCTGCCCCGCGCTCAGCAGGAGGCCGAGACGGCGAGGAGCTGA
- a CDS encoding acyl-CoA thioesterase (PFAM: Acyl-CoA thioesterase~TIGRFAM: acyl-CoA thioesterase II) yields MTIPHPDPSEIAAGLVDLLDLGEIAPFGEFSTPASVAAYQGESSPQPGGHVFGGQVMGQAVTAVGRTVSPERRIHSMYSYFLAPGDPSHPIRFHVDALRDGGSFSVRRVLATQPGREADEEERTILAMTASFQETQEGLEHQERAPEAPDPEGLPTTAEVLAGIDHPVARYWSTQRPIDIRHVTDPIYLRPDPASDSADAQMVWMRTVAPVHADPLLHDAILAFASDYTPFEPILRRQGLSWMTPGLKMATINHAIWWHKHADPSEWLLYVQRSPSASGGRGLTHGQVFDRAGDLVATVTQEGMIRTAPTR; encoded by the coding sequence ATGACCATCCCGCACCCCGACCCCTCGGAGATCGCCGCCGGCCTCGTGGACCTGCTGGACCTCGGCGAGATCGCCCCCTTCGGCGAGTTCTCGACCCCCGCCTCGGTCGCCGCCTACCAGGGCGAGTCCTCGCCCCAGCCGGGAGGGCACGTCTTCGGCGGGCAGGTGATGGGGCAGGCGGTCACCGCCGTGGGGCGCACCGTCTCCCCGGAGCGGCGCATCCATTCGATGTACTCCTACTTCCTGGCCCCCGGCGATCCCTCGCATCCGATCCGCTTCCACGTCGACGCGCTGCGGGACGGGGGCTCCTTCTCGGTGCGCCGCGTGCTGGCCACGCAGCCCGGGCGGGAGGCCGACGAGGAGGAGCGCACCATCCTCGCCATGACCGCCTCCTTCCAGGAGACGCAGGAGGGCCTCGAGCATCAGGAGCGCGCCCCCGAGGCCCCTGACCCCGAGGGGCTGCCCACCACCGCCGAGGTGCTCGCGGGCATCGACCATCCGGTGGCCCGGTACTGGTCCACGCAGCGGCCGATCGACATCCGGCACGTCACGGACCCGATCTACCTGCGGCCCGACCCTGCCTCCGACTCCGCGGACGCGCAGATGGTGTGGATGCGCACCGTCGCCCCGGTGCACGCGGACCCGCTGCTGCACGACGCGATCCTCGCCTTCGCGAGCGACTACACGCCCTTCGAGCCGATCCTGCGCCGCCAGGGGCTGAGCTGGATGACCCCGGGGCTGAAGATGGCCACGATCAACCACGCGATCTGGTGGCACAAGCACGCCGATCCCAGCGAGTGGCTGCTGTACGTGCAGCGCTCGCCCTCCGCCTCCGGGGGGCGCGGGCTCACCCACGGCCAGGTGTTCGATCGGGCCGGGGACCTCGTCGCGACCGTCACCCAGGAGGGGATGATCCGCACCGCGCCGACGCGCTGA
- a CDS encoding predicted thioesterase (PFAM: Thioesterase superfamily~TIGRFAM: conserved hypothetical protein TIGR00051), with amino-acid sequence MAADTAEDAPDLTSGALDVPVAVRWTDLDAYGHVNNAAMVRLLEEARIAAFWQPSAEQLALGAPAPAAALPVSGAGSSLSTVIASQRIEYARSLDHRRDGVVVRLWLSRIGGASLGVDYLVLTRDDPQGEAPYARARTVVVLVDADTGSPVRLDAETRRTLERFAGAPLRFRD; translated from the coding sequence ATGGCCGCAGACACCGCTGAGGATGCACCCGATCTCACCTCCGGGGCGCTGGACGTCCCCGTCGCAGTCCGCTGGACGGATCTGGACGCCTACGGGCACGTGAACAACGCCGCGATGGTGCGCCTGCTCGAGGAGGCCCGCATCGCCGCGTTCTGGCAGCCCTCCGCGGAGCAGCTCGCGCTCGGCGCGCCCGCCCCGGCGGCGGCGCTGCCCGTCAGCGGTGCCGGGTCCTCGCTGAGCACCGTCATCGCCTCGCAGCGGATCGAGTACGCCCGCTCCCTCGACCACCGCCGCGACGGCGTGGTGGTGCGGCTGTGGCTGTCACGGATCGGCGGGGCCAGCCTGGGCGTGGACTACCTGGTCCTCACCCGGGACGACCCGCAGGGCGAGGCGCCCTATGCGCGGGCCCGCACCGTGGTGGTGCTGGTCGACGCGGACACCGGCTCCCCGGTGCGGCTGGACGCCGAGACCCGGCGGACGCTCGAGCGCTTCGCGGGCGCGCCGCTGCGCTTCCGCGACTGA
- a CDS encoding truncated hemoglobin (PFAM: Bacterial-like globin), with translation MSSPTPPEQITFYEAVGGHETFVRLVDRFYEGVAEDPELRPMYPEEDLAGAKHRLCTFLEQYWGGPKTYGEERGHPRLRMRHAVFPVSPSAKDAWLRHMRDAVDSLDLAPLHAETLWDYLDRAAHSLINTVDGGEAPAAGQAVPERLR, from the coding sequence ATGAGCAGCCCCACCCCGCCCGAGCAGATCACCTTCTACGAGGCCGTCGGCGGTCACGAGACCTTCGTGCGCCTCGTGGACCGCTTCTACGAGGGGGTCGCCGAGGATCCCGAGCTCCGGCCGATGTACCCCGAGGAGGACCTCGCCGGGGCCAAGCACCGCCTGTGCACCTTCCTCGAGCAGTACTGGGGCGGGCCGAAGACCTACGGCGAGGAGCGCGGCCATCCGCGGCTGCGGATGCGCCACGCCGTGTTCCCCGTCTCCCCCTCGGCCAAGGACGCGTGGCTGCGCCACATGCGCGATGCCGTGGACTCGCTCGACCTCGCGCCGCTGCACGCGGAGACGCTGTGGGACTACCTGGACCGCGCCGCCCACTCCCTGATCAACACCGTCGACGGCGGCGAGGCCCCGGCCGCGGGCCAGGCCGTCCCGGAGCGCCTCCGCTGA
- a CDS encoding small-conductance mechanosensitive channel (PFAM: Mechanosensitive ion channel) produces MFDDPLDPGPLLSAPTTDDALTLIDQLVRWLASSGVKIVIIVLAATLLSFLAGWFLRRFFRTMVQSGSKISSVTGTVIRRDPKAQRAAQARREQRASTLSNVARNIAHVMIWAIATMMILSEIGVNIAPVIASLGVVGLAAGIGAQTIIKDVVAGVVMLFEDIVAVGDWVDLEYAEGTVESINLRATQVRGIDGVLWTVRNGEIVRVGNYARGFSIAVVVLDIDADADDELVTEVVEKVTAEISEDPAWSDTVLAPGAVTGILDVDGNRYQRRVTIQTAPGQQWGVERELRARIRAGFAHADIAFAMPRFVETVQK; encoded by the coding sequence ATGTTCGACGACCCCCTGGACCCCGGGCCGCTGCTGTCCGCCCCCACCACCGACGACGCGCTGACCCTGATCGACCAGCTGGTGCGCTGGCTGGCCTCCAGCGGCGTGAAGATCGTGATCATCGTGCTGGCCGCGACGCTGCTGAGCTTCCTCGCGGGCTGGTTCCTGCGGCGCTTCTTCCGCACGATGGTCCAGTCCGGCTCGAAGATCTCCTCCGTCACCGGGACCGTGATCCGTCGGGACCCGAAGGCGCAGCGCGCCGCCCAGGCCCGGCGCGAGCAGCGCGCCAGCACGCTCTCGAACGTCGCCCGCAACATCGCGCACGTGATGATCTGGGCGATCGCCACGATGATGATCCTCTCCGAGATCGGTGTGAACATCGCGCCGGTCATCGCGAGCCTCGGCGTGGTCGGCCTGGCCGCCGGCATCGGCGCGCAGACGATCATCAAGGACGTGGTCGCCGGCGTGGTGATGCTGTTCGAGGACATCGTCGCCGTGGGCGACTGGGTGGACCTCGAGTACGCGGAGGGCACCGTGGAGTCCATCAACCTGCGCGCCACGCAGGTGCGCGGCATCGACGGCGTGCTGTGGACGGTGCGCAACGGCGAGATCGTCCGGGTGGGCAACTACGCCCGCGGCTTCTCGATCGCCGTGGTCGTGCTCGACATCGACGCCGATGCCGACGACGAGCTGGTCACCGAGGTGGTCGAGAAGGTCACCGCCGAGATCTCCGAGGACCCCGCCTGGAGCGACACCGTCCTCGCGCCGGGAGCGGTCACCGGCATCCTCGACGTGGACGGCAACCGCTACCAGCGCCGCGTCACCATCCAGACCGCGCCCGGCCAGCAGTGGGGCGTGGAACGTGAGCTGCGCGCCCGTATCCGCGCCGGCTTCGCGCACGCCGACATCGCCTTCGCGATGCCCCGCTTCGTCGAGACCGTGCAGAAGTGA